A window from Candidatus Nitrospira neomarina encodes these proteins:
- a CDS encoding DUF2780 domain-containing protein, with protein MELIQQLVSSLNINEGQAKGGAGLLFNLAKEKLSSGEFQQLADKVPGVRDLLGAAPAPSPAASAGGGMMGALGGMAASLGAGGLGEKMGGLGNLANLASGFSQLGLSPDMIGKFVPIVLSFVQNQGGDSMKGLLEKVLKPGPSTT; from the coding sequence ATGGAATTGATTCAACAACTTGTCAGCAGTTTGAACATCAATGAAGGCCAAGCCAAAGGCGGCGCCGGTCTCTTGTTCAACCTCGCGAAGGAAAAATTGAGCTCAGGCGAGTTTCAACAGCTCGCCGACAAGGTTCCAGGGGTCAGGGACCTCTTAGGGGCAGCACCCGCTCCCTCCCCAGCAGCCTCTGCGGGCGGCGGCATGATGGGAGCATTAGGAGGAATGGCCGCTTCACTCGGCGCCGGGGGGTTAGGCGAGAAGATGGGGGGATTGGGAAATCTCGCCAATTTGGCAAGCGGGTTTTCGCAACTTGGATTAAGCCCTGATATGATTGGAAAGTTTGTGCCGATCGTCCTTTCCTTCGTCCAGAATCAAGGCGGGGATTCCATGAAGGGTCTTTTGGAAAAAGTCTTGAAGCCCGGGCCTTCGACAACCTGA
- a CDS encoding DUF2959 domain-containing protein, producing MMYPQYSPGGSRRLFPYLTWLTMLLSLSTFGCQSVYYDAMERIGYHKRDLMVSDVEKARDAQEDAKEQFKSALDRFTKTLNIKGGELQEKYEVLNAEYERSEAKAQAVRDRIASVEDVSEALFDEWEAELKEYSSAALRKNSQKQLTQTRTQYAQLIKAMKRAESKMDPVLAKFKDQVLFLKHNLNAETIASLKSELVSVEGNIAALIKELNASIKEADSFIASMEKTSP from the coding sequence ATGATGTACCCTCAATATTCTCCAGGAGGTTCCCGCAGACTCTTTCCTTACCTGACATGGTTAACCATGCTCTTGAGTCTGAGCACATTTGGTTGTCAGAGTGTCTATTATGATGCGATGGAGAGAATCGGCTACCATAAACGCGACCTGATGGTCAGTGATGTGGAAAAAGCTCGTGACGCTCAAGAGGACGCCAAAGAACAATTCAAGTCGGCGCTTGACCGCTTCACCAAAACCCTTAATATCAAGGGCGGTGAGTTACAGGAGAAATACGAGGTCCTGAATGCGGAATACGAACGGAGCGAAGCCAAAGCCCAGGCAGTTCGAGACCGCATCGCGTCGGTGGAGGATGTCTCGGAAGCTTTATTTGATGAATGGGAGGCTGAACTCAAAGAATATTCCAGCGCCGCCTTGCGCAAAAACAGCCAAAAGCAACTCACACAAACACGCACCCAATATGCTCAATTGATAAAAGCCATGAAACGTGCCGAATCGAAAATGGATCCGGTATTGGCAAAATTCAAAGACCAAGTCCTCTTTCTAAAACACAACCTGAATGCAGAAACGATCGCGTCATTAAAGAGTGAATTGGTCTCGGTGGAAGGCAATATCGCCGCCCTCATTAAGGAATTGAACGCCTCCATTAAGGAAGCCGATTCATTTATCGCCTCAATGGAAAAAACAAGCCCATAA
- a CDS encoding GlsB/YeaQ/YmgE family stress response membrane protein → MGIISWIVFGLMAGVLAKIIMPGKDPGGMIITILIGISGAMVGGLISTYFGYGEVTGFNLPSFGIAVGGSFLLLFAYRMIKG, encoded by the coding sequence TTGGGCATCATTTCCTGGATCGTATTCGGCCTTATGGCAGGGGTTCTGGCAAAGATTATCATGCCGGGAAAGGACCCTGGTGGAATGATTATCACCATCCTGATTGGGATCTCCGGCGCCATGGTGGGAGGACTGATCAGCACCTACTTTGGCTATGGCGAGGTCACCGGGTTTAATCTGCCAAGTTTTGGCATCGCCGTTGGCGGATCATTTCTGCTCCTTTTTGCTTACCGAATGATCAAAGGATAA
- a CDS encoding DUF1318 domain-containing protein has protein sequence MSYLRLSSYTNMHTFFSHPMSLVMMTLLPALLTACGGPLVGVTVVDERTALENQVLGTYQELNQQVMLVASVRYIDPKGKLKQTQELPPGKKDVVRALQRVSFNKDDLNRYKSLGIIGENNEGGVTLLEPEKVQPDDRAFVENLIKEENEDRLAIMGRIVETNETLTPSELPRVHKMFAALNRDKALKGERIQLDNGTWTQKDATP, from the coding sequence ATGTCCTACCTCCGATTATCGTCTTACACCAATATGCACACGTTCTTTTCCCATCCTATGTCCTTGGTCATGATGACCCTCCTTCCGGCCCTCCTGACAGCGTGCGGCGGTCCTTTAGTCGGGGTGACCGTGGTTGATGAACGCACGGCCTTGGAAAACCAGGTGCTTGGCACGTATCAAGAACTCAATCAGCAAGTCATGCTGGTGGCGTCCGTTCGCTATATCGATCCGAAGGGAAAATTGAAACAGACCCAGGAACTTCCCCCGGGGAAAAAGGACGTCGTGCGTGCCCTCCAACGAGTGTCTTTCAACAAAGATGATCTCAATCGCTATAAATCATTAGGAATCATCGGAGAAAACAATGAAGGCGGTGTCACCCTCCTGGAGCCGGAAAAAGTCCAACCTGACGATCGAGCATTTGTTGAGAATTTGATTAAGGAGGAGAATGAAGATCGCCTCGCGATCATGGGCCGGATTGTTGAAACCAACGAGACTCTGACACCTTCAGAATTACCACGGGTCCACAAAATGTTTGCCGCACTCAATCGGGATAAAGCACTCAAGGGAGAACGAATCCAATTGGACAATGGGACATGGACTCAAAAAGACGCCACACCCTAG
- a CDS encoding CHAT domain-containing protein, protein MDSKRRHTLAQDSMWRGHLLSLPPHEARKSTSGRRESRFFHFHRALSGLIAFTGLIGFLCSSLPALATTPERLTTHPALDYQPSVSMDGQTLAFVSTRSGNSDIWVQTLKSAALTLPRQMTTHPASDQEPALNRDGTRLLYVSHKSDPRGDVYLLDLITREEQRLTDLTSGDGSPQWDQEEQGFFYLKSDPLHNTSAIYRKTFSNQSEELVVAQATSFSVNGQGQLLYSTGAHLTLLNLQDNSSTSFDQDSHALDLWPALDHNPSDLTTTRHLVFTRYDRDTNDDGLVDTDDESSIWMRLWGPQQAEFQTIYRITPAHQFHIYPAVSGDFLYYSDLKAGDIFRMDIPAFLRDYVDLDHAKSLAASYQDHGQLDLALLVLGNISHNLLAQQPPDARAEFDFSLAEAQTQEGNFPAARESLEPYTRQPGRTGALARIFTIVLRVQEQAQGISSAARRRLVTTGVSDLLTIGQEHRDMDEVYGQALIEAGRLYLFADDPLTALEYLVKVEDLHNKEIRAKGLFTRGEAYRILGDAPNVIRVFVDVIQLFGERSSWGKRAIQKVVTLSQQGETERERLTALNRIIPQYPDLPVLIATARLTIADLYHEQGEQLSALETLDFVIPVPDLPHELVIQAYRKKAEILSESERYQEAADTYAALSQFTGENQTELEGTKNLLILQLVKKALKDRKIGETRIAAKSLKQLIEQYPESVEAHRAYIETKVMLKETMEVQAWYTTLVKTHPDHAVYQYGQALALSYAEPPDLPVVIRLLQRAMKKDPALGYVHQTLGWAYEQTERSGKQGYLEKAEQEYRIALELNDAGRFPDVESQLLLNLGNTYLALSNAREAYRHYRQREEQFTPSGESITEMLYRKNYGEACFKAGRTEESLAQYQLALRNVPPEQSSLQAEILERIGLSHQDIGQYAKAIEAFSRALVLNRELGQEHNVTLLQRNIGVNLFNLSRASETGGREELKQALGSYFTSLEHLTTGGGKTLSKGPGLFNVNVALNEGGSQAASGFDRMGEQKLMFSYIASTYEQLDEPDPARDFYRKKLALLNQGASAAQDAATLTEKAIVLNRLGVLSHQLDEPEQAMESFRQSLNYTRTLNIPFGTSVNIYNLSTLAVESILQGHTPDHSLVEAITSGIQDLQQRNYEDRNLFFTLTNTAMLLSLLPDPSPDQRLKPAAAVQRMHEQFTTRTLPWSYYQKADSLLNKPALFSDSERLPAQFLVKLNQAELARTSDQPQVYQNIQDDLLKLVEDRQSPNSWLWYLSQAEATADPLRHEELLTQSVEAVLRFPAQTDPPTGQTNTWPAYERLIQLSVDQLIKAGRPDDAFTVAEQLSLRQVTSAVYEALGEKIFLKGLGDYEPELHSLLGELRQARNHGNVAAIEELAPALQDTLYALFEEYPWATASFWAYPPTRDLIFLGVDAQHPYLKILKGMQGYHGFVHDGDTLHYSPLVVTEKGITGDQEFHKRLKQSASAYVAMPQELESTLPSLTLDRKPLTWVSNFYDFLNGYHQRSLFFSHITTSSTFLPSTPPSAGEIPFVLQQFSGVETHDHPLASHTNIAAFLKNPETFAFEVQEAQNVREFVSVLDFAGSQHHSILLFGGVPSSSPSPWVLISSLLRAGFPHVIVSRTPLDSPTATRFLNQYLTHLNTLPPDEAVMAASKDLWGSDTGKYPFRHYGFAGMGPDERQEYAASIYDQEVAEAIHAFETKDFPASLRHIEHALALIEHAKKRQDFKELTTLAVETAFEVSDYEKGLFFQQKLLDALTPETPANERAEAEYRLGILHSRLEHFDLAVQHLEQANQIWEQGEQLDRLAEGMATLGIVRENMGAYTEALDQFNQSFSLYQEIGEMGHTAFQYRRIGRIYYLRLGRYEKARENFLAALKLYQEQSDPQGEAEALYEVGLTYEKVGLFDQAAERYHQALAIAKELENPKLLSTGDLYLANVAWFQGNYQAAFQLLTQADKKAKQANDPQLRIMVKNTRGLIYWTLNDTDKGLVHLHDAVTLSRSSNIQTELASSLNNLGLIYRQRGDHATALDYFQQAKTLDESLKSQWGLGYDHRNIGISLLALGQLEKAEEHFIKAEQISAEINNVINWVKALLELGNVNKALLRPEQALGYYERAHEISRRYGIKEVEWRAAAGKATLLRKEGKLPDALDWFTKGVEVVEGMRAALKIDELRNSFQTNKLDLYRDIITLLITMNRTDDAFNFLERSRSRSFIDLLGNQKLEFKNQGDRETWTKINRLASTVDSLKSELGSYEEPPADLQDRYRNTKALYEEAILEVKQQNPALSSFVSVDPLNLEGVQQLLEPRVGLLTYFMTTDQLYLWLITKERTIFKTVSAKEEDLTRLVTRYRQLVQHLEPVDDELQKLYGSLIQPVEANITNLEYLGIIPDGPLHFLSFAALKHGPAYLVDEIPLFYAPSASVFQFTFAKRQAVKNDKVLAIGNPDLGNFNYDLPLAELEAKSIKWNYPNMDILTGTKATKEWVVKNISRYGIIHLAAHGEFDEGNPLLSSLWLASENPENRRLTVKEIFGLELNADLVTLSACQTGLGKLEAGELIGLNRAFVYAGTHALVSALWRVDDLSTSVLMKHFYRNYVTANKAKSLRQAQLIVKKDFPHPSYWAGFSLIGDYQ, encoded by the coding sequence ATGGACTCAAAAAGACGCCACACCCTAGCTCAAGACTCCATGTGGCGAGGTCATCTTCTTTCTCTCCCTCCGCACGAGGCTCGAAAGAGCACATCAGGAAGAAGAGAGAGCCGATTCTTTCATTTTCACCGAGCCCTATCCGGCTTAATCGCCTTCACCGGCCTGATCGGATTCCTGTGCTCCTCCCTCCCCGCTCTCGCTACGACACCTGAACGCCTGACCACTCACCCGGCCCTGGATTATCAACCGTCTGTCTCCATGGATGGACAAACGCTTGCATTCGTTTCTACTCGTTCGGGAAATTCGGATATCTGGGTCCAAACTCTCAAGAGTGCCGCCCTCACACTTCCCCGACAAATGACCACTCACCCGGCCAGCGATCAGGAACCGGCCTTGAACCGGGATGGGACCCGACTTTTGTATGTGTCGCATAAGTCCGATCCCCGTGGCGATGTGTACCTCCTGGATCTGATCACCCGTGAGGAACAACGACTGACGGATTTAACCAGCGGGGATGGGTCTCCTCAGTGGGATCAAGAAGAACAAGGATTTTTCTATCTCAAAAGTGATCCGCTTCACAACACCTCCGCCATCTACCGGAAAACTTTCTCAAACCAGTCGGAAGAATTGGTCGTGGCCCAGGCCACCAGCTTTTCTGTGAATGGTCAGGGACAGCTCCTGTATTCCACTGGTGCCCATTTGACCTTATTGAATCTTCAGGACAACAGCTCCACCTCCTTCGACCAGGACAGCCATGCTCTGGATCTCTGGCCTGCCTTGGACCACAACCCCTCTGACCTCACCACGACTCGTCACCTGGTGTTTACCCGCTATGACCGGGACACCAACGATGACGGGCTGGTTGATACCGATGATGAATCGTCCATTTGGATGAGACTCTGGGGCCCACAGCAGGCTGAATTCCAAACAATCTATCGGATCACTCCCGCGCACCAATTTCATATTTACCCTGCCGTGTCCGGGGATTTTCTCTATTACTCCGACCTAAAAGCCGGCGATATTTTCCGGATGGACATCCCCGCGTTTCTCAGGGATTACGTCGACCTCGATCACGCCAAATCGCTGGCCGCCTCCTATCAGGATCACGGGCAACTGGATCTCGCGCTCCTGGTTCTGGGAAACATTTCTCACAATCTGTTGGCACAACAACCTCCTGACGCACGAGCAGAATTTGACTTTTCCCTTGCCGAAGCACAGACACAGGAAGGAAATTTTCCTGCGGCCCGCGAATCGTTGGAGCCCTACACCCGCCAACCGGGACGGACCGGCGCGTTGGCCCGGATCTTTACCATCGTCTTGCGGGTCCAGGAGCAGGCACAGGGCATCAGCTCTGCGGCAAGACGCCGGTTGGTCACCACCGGCGTGTCCGATTTACTCACCATCGGGCAGGAGCACCGGGACATGGATGAGGTGTACGGTCAAGCCCTCATTGAAGCCGGACGGCTTTACCTCTTTGCGGACGATCCCCTGACCGCCTTGGAATACCTCGTCAAAGTCGAAGATCTGCACAACAAAGAGATTCGAGCCAAGGGTCTTTTCACCAGAGGGGAAGCCTATCGGATTCTGGGAGACGCTCCCAATGTGATCCGCGTGTTCGTGGATGTCATTCAATTATTTGGCGAGCGTTCCTCCTGGGGCAAACGTGCTATCCAAAAGGTCGTAACACTCTCCCAACAGGGTGAAACGGAACGTGAGCGCCTGACCGCCTTAAACAGGATCATCCCCCAATATCCTGACCTTCCCGTCCTGATCGCTACCGCCCGTTTAACCATTGCCGATCTCTATCACGAACAGGGAGAACAACTGTCCGCTCTGGAAACTCTGGATTTCGTCATCCCGGTTCCCGACCTTCCCCACGAACTCGTCATCCAGGCCTATCGAAAAAAGGCCGAAATCCTTTCAGAATCGGAACGGTACCAGGAAGCGGCGGATACCTATGCGGCCTTGAGTCAATTTACCGGGGAAAATCAGACTGAGCTCGAGGGAACCAAAAATCTTCTCATTTTACAATTGGTGAAAAAAGCCCTGAAGGACCGGAAGATCGGGGAGACCCGCATCGCCGCCAAATCGCTGAAACAGCTCATCGAGCAATATCCCGAATCCGTGGAAGCCCATCGGGCGTATATTGAAACCAAAGTCATGCTCAAAGAGACGATGGAGGTCCAAGCCTGGTATACCACCTTAGTTAAGACACATCCCGATCACGCGGTCTATCAGTATGGACAGGCCCTGGCATTGTCCTATGCCGAACCGCCCGACCTCCCGGTTGTGATCCGCCTCCTCCAACGAGCCATGAAAAAGGATCCCGCCCTGGGCTATGTCCACCAAACCCTGGGATGGGCCTACGAACAAACCGAACGGTCCGGCAAGCAAGGTTACCTTGAGAAGGCCGAGCAGGAGTATCGAATCGCGTTGGAGCTCAACGATGCCGGTCGCTTTCCCGACGTAGAATCCCAACTGCTGTTGAATTTAGGAAACACCTATCTGGCGCTCTCGAATGCCCGCGAAGCCTATCGACACTACCGGCAGCGCGAGGAACAATTCACTCCGTCAGGCGAATCTATCACCGAAATGCTCTATCGCAAAAACTATGGGGAAGCCTGTTTTAAAGCCGGACGCACCGAGGAATCGTTGGCGCAATACCAGTTGGCCTTACGGAACGTCCCTCCCGAGCAGTCAAGCCTACAAGCCGAAATCCTGGAACGCATAGGATTGTCCCATCAGGACATCGGCCAATATGCCAAAGCCATTGAGGCGTTCTCCCGGGCCTTAGTCCTCAACCGTGAGTTAGGGCAGGAACACAATGTCACATTGCTCCAGCGAAATATCGGGGTCAACCTGTTTAACCTGAGCCGCGCCAGCGAAACGGGTGGACGCGAGGAACTCAAACAAGCGTTGGGCAGTTACTTTACCAGCCTGGAACACCTCACCACCGGCGGCGGTAAAACTCTTTCCAAGGGACCGGGCTTGTTCAATGTGAATGTGGCCCTCAATGAAGGGGGGTCTCAGGCGGCCAGCGGGTTCGATCGAATGGGCGAACAAAAGCTCATGTTCAGTTATATCGCCAGCACCTATGAGCAATTAGATGAACCTGATCCCGCTCGAGATTTTTATCGCAAAAAACTCGCGCTCCTCAATCAGGGAGCATCGGCTGCGCAGGATGCGGCAACTCTGACAGAAAAAGCCATTGTCCTGAATCGGCTGGGAGTGCTTTCCCACCAATTAGATGAACCTGAGCAGGCGATGGAGTCCTTTCGTCAATCCTTGAATTACACCCGGACGTTGAATATCCCGTTCGGGACCAGCGTCAATATTTATAACTTGTCGACATTGGCCGTCGAAAGCATCCTACAGGGCCACACCCCGGACCACAGCCTTGTGGAGGCCATCACCTCGGGCATTCAGGATCTTCAACAACGAAACTATGAAGACCGCAATCTGTTTTTCACCCTCACCAACACCGCCATGCTCCTGTCCCTTCTTCCCGACCCATCGCCGGACCAGCGCCTCAAGCCGGCCGCTGCCGTCCAACGCATGCATGAGCAGTTCACAACCAGGACGCTTCCGTGGTCGTATTACCAAAAGGCCGACTCGCTCCTGAACAAGCCGGCTCTCTTTTCAGATTCAGAACGACTTCCCGCTCAATTCCTGGTGAAGTTGAATCAGGCCGAACTGGCACGCACATCGGATCAACCTCAGGTCTATCAGAACATTCAGGACGACTTACTTAAACTGGTGGAAGACCGGCAATCGCCCAATAGCTGGTTGTGGTATCTATCTCAAGCCGAAGCAACCGCGGATCCCCTTAGGCACGAGGAGCTTCTCACCCAATCTGTTGAGGCCGTCCTTCGTTTCCCCGCGCAAACCGACCCTCCCACGGGTCAGACCAATACCTGGCCCGCATATGAACGTCTGATTCAGCTCTCGGTTGATCAATTGATTAAAGCAGGCCGGCCCGACGACGCCTTTACCGTGGCGGAGCAACTGAGCCTTCGACAAGTAACCAGCGCCGTCTATGAAGCACTGGGAGAAAAAATCTTCCTCAAAGGGTTGGGAGACTATGAACCGGAATTACACTCGCTACTCGGAGAACTCCGGCAGGCCAGAAATCACGGGAACGTCGCGGCCATTGAAGAACTGGCTCCTGCCCTTCAAGACACGCTCTATGCCCTGTTTGAAGAATATCCCTGGGCCACCGCCTCCTTCTGGGCGTATCCGCCGACCAGAGACCTCATATTTTTGGGAGTGGACGCGCAACACCCCTACCTGAAAATTCTCAAAGGCATGCAAGGCTATCATGGCTTTGTGCATGATGGGGACACGCTCCATTACAGCCCGCTGGTGGTCACCGAAAAAGGAATCACGGGGGATCAAGAATTTCACAAGCGGCTCAAACAATCCGCCTCCGCCTATGTGGCGATGCCGCAGGAACTGGAATCCACCCTTCCTTCCCTGACGCTCGATCGGAAACCGCTCACGTGGGTCAGCAACTTCTATGATTTCCTGAATGGCTATCATCAGCGCAGCCTCTTTTTTTCTCACATCACCACCTCAAGCACGTTTCTCCCTTCCACGCCTCCCAGTGCGGGGGAAATTCCATTTGTGCTCCAGCAATTTAGCGGGGTCGAGACGCACGATCATCCGCTGGCCAGCCATACCAATATTGCCGCGTTTCTAAAAAATCCTGAGACGTTCGCCTTTGAAGTGCAGGAAGCTCAAAATGTCCGGGAATTTGTCTCCGTGCTTGATTTTGCCGGCAGTCAACACCATTCGATCCTGCTCTTCGGCGGTGTTCCGTCCTCATCGCCTTCTCCATGGGTGCTGATCTCCTCGCTCCTGCGGGCGGGATTTCCTCATGTCATCGTGAGCCGGACACCGCTCGATTCCCCAACCGCCACCAGGTTTCTGAATCAATATCTTACGCATCTCAATACGCTTCCTCCCGATGAAGCCGTCATGGCCGCGTCAAAGGATCTGTGGGGATCGGACACGGGAAAATACCCCTTCCGCCACTACGGATTTGCCGGCATGGGTCCGGACGAACGCCAGGAATATGCCGCCTCCATCTATGACCAGGAAGTGGCGGAAGCCATTCACGCATTTGAGACCAAAGACTTTCCCGCTTCTTTACGGCATATCGAGCATGCACTCGCCCTTATCGAGCATGCAAAAAAACGACAGGATTTCAAAGAACTCACCACCCTGGCCGTCGAAACCGCCTTTGAAGTCAGCGATTATGAAAAGGGCCTATTCTTTCAACAGAAACTTCTGGATGCGCTCACGCCGGAGACTCCGGCCAACGAACGGGCTGAGGCGGAATATCGCCTGGGCATCCTGCATTCCCGTCTCGAACATTTTGACCTCGCCGTGCAACATCTCGAACAGGCCAACCAGATCTGGGAACAAGGCGAACAGCTTGATCGACTCGCGGAAGGCATGGCGACATTGGGAATTGTCCGTGAAAATATGGGGGCCTATACGGAAGCCCTGGACCAATTCAACCAGTCGTTTTCCCTGTATCAGGAAATCGGGGAAATGGGGCACACGGCGTTTCAATACCGTCGAATCGGGCGTATTTATTACCTTCGATTGGGCCGGTATGAGAAAGCCCGTGAAAACTTTCTGGCCGCGCTCAAGCTCTATCAGGAACAAAGCGATCCCCAGGGAGAAGCCGAGGCGCTGTACGAAGTGGGATTGACCTATGAAAAAGTCGGCCTGTTCGACCAGGCCGCGGAACGCTACCACCAGGCCCTTGCCATTGCGAAAGAACTGGAGAACCCCAAGCTCCTCTCGACGGGCGATCTCTACCTCGCCAATGTGGCCTGGTTCCAAGGGAACTATCAAGCGGCCTTTCAACTTTTAACCCAGGCCGACAAAAAAGCCAAACAGGCCAATGACCCGCAATTACGCATTATGGTGAAAAATACCCGCGGGCTGATTTACTGGACACTGAATGACACCGACAAAGGACTCGTCCATTTACATGATGCGGTCACGCTCAGCCGGTCTTCCAATATTCAAACCGAGTTAGCCTCTTCGCTGAACAATCTTGGCTTGATCTACCGGCAACGGGGCGACCATGCCACCGCACTGGACTATTTTCAACAGGCGAAAACGCTTGACGAGTCCCTAAAAAGCCAATGGGGATTGGGCTATGACCATCGGAACATCGGCATCTCCCTACTGGCTCTGGGACAGTTGGAAAAAGCCGAAGAGCATTTCATCAAGGCCGAACAGATCAGCGCCGAGATCAACAATGTCATCAATTGGGTTAAGGCCCTGCTGGAACTGGGCAATGTCAATAAAGCGCTGCTGCGACCCGAACAGGCCCTGGGCTATTACGAGCGGGCGCATGAGATCTCCCGGCGATACGGCATCAAGGAAGTGGAATGGCGGGCCGCAGCGGGCAAGGCGACCCTGTTGCGAAAGGAAGGAAAGCTGCCGGACGCCCTGGACTGGTTTACCAAAGGCGTCGAGGTGGTGGAAGGCATGCGGGCCGCTCTGAAAATTGATGAACTCCGCAATAGTTTCCAGACGAACAAACTGGATCTGTACCGGGACATCATTACCCTGCTCATCACCATGAACCGGACCGATGACGCCTTTAATTTTTTAGAACGCTCCCGATCCCGAAGTTTTATCGACCTGTTGGGCAATCAAAAACTCGAATTCAAAAACCAGGGCGACCGGGAAACCTGGACCAAAATCAACAGGCTGGCTTCCACGGTGGATTCACTCAAATCGGAATTAGGATCGTATGAGGAGCCTCCTGCCGACCTTCAGGATCGGTATCGCAATACGAAGGCTCTCTATGAAGAAGCCATCCTGGAGGTCAAACAGCAGAATCCGGCCCTCAGTAGTTTTGTATCCGTGGATCCGCTCAATCTGGAGGGCGTGCAACAGCTCCTGGAACCTCGAGTGGGACTGCTCACCTACTTTATGACAACAGACCAGCTCTACCTGTGGCTCATTACCAAAGAACGGACCATCTTTAAAACGGTGTCGGCGAAGGAAGAAGATCTCACGCGCCTGGTAACCCGCTATCGGCAACTCGTTCAGCATCTGGAACCCGTTGATGATGAATTACAGAAACTCTATGGATCTCTGATTCAACCGGTTGAAGCCAACATCACAAACCTGGAGTATTTGGGAATTATTCCCGATGGACCGTTACACTTTCTCTCCTTTGCCGCACTCAAACACGGTCCGGCATATCTGGTGGATGAGATCCCGCTCTTTTACGCACCCTCGGCCAGTGTTTTTCAATTCACCTTTGCCAAACGGCAGGCCGTGAAAAATGACAAAGTCCTTGCGATCGGAAATCCGGATTTGGGAAATTTCAATTACGATCTTCCGCTGGCCGAATTAGAGGCCAAAAGCATCAAATGGAATTATCCCAATATGGATATTCTGACCGGAACGAAAGCCACGAAAGAATGGGTGGTGAAGAATATCTCCCGATATGGCATCATCCATTTAGCGGCCCATGGGGAATTCGATGAGGGCAATCCGCTGTTGTCTTCACTCTGGCTGGCTTCAGAAAACCCCGAAAACCGCCGACTGACCGTCAAGGAGATTTTCGGTTTGGAATTGAACGCGGATCTGGTGACGTTAAGCGCCTGCCAAACGGGTCTGGGCAAATTGGAGGCCGGAGAGCTCATCGGCCTGAACCGCGCATTTGTCTATGCCGGCACGCATGCCCTGGTGTCCGCCCTGTGGCGGGTGGATGATCTCTCCACCTCGGTGCTCATGAAACATTTTTACCGAAATTATGTGACGGCGAATAAAGCCAAAAGTTTGCGGCAAGCGCAACTCATCGTCAAAAAAGACTTCCCTCACCCGTCCTATTGGGCGGGGTTTAGTTTAATCGGAGACTATCAATAA
- a CDS encoding SH3 domain-containing protein translates to MPDRIARVIVGIVFLTLAAWILPSSNWAATLYAKQDDVKVNAEKSPTSAVIATLALGDAVTVLAEEGRLAKVKTATGKTGWVFKFRLAEEKPSTGGGGLGLSGLTGRKTIAARESRAGGSIRGLKESTEQYAKAKNIKKEDRDAVDRMEAFSIAPDELMQFKKAGNLGEFSGGVQ, encoded by the coding sequence ATGCCAGACCGTATCGCTCGAGTGATCGTCGGAATTGTCTTCCTCACGTTGGCTGCCTGGATATTACCCTCATCCAATTGGGCGGCCACACTTTATGCCAAGCAGGATGACGTCAAAGTTAATGCAGAGAAATCTCCGACCTCCGCGGTCATCGCCACCCTGGCGCTGGGAGATGCCGTCACCGTGCTAGCCGAGGAAGGGCGACTGGCCAAAGTCAAAACCGCCACAGGAAAAACCGGCTGGGTGTTTAAATTCCGGCTGGCAGAAGAGAAGCCTTCCACCGGTGGTGGCGGGCTTGGCCTCTCCGGACTCACGGGACGGAAAACCATTGCCGCGCGAGAGTCACGGGCAGGAGGTAGCATTCGAGGCCTCAAGGAATCCACCGAACAATATGCCAAAGCCAAAAATATCAAAAAGGAAGACCGTGATGCAGTGGATCGCATGGAGGCCTTTTCCATTGCCCCGGATGAATTGATGCAGTTTAAAAAAGCGGGAAACTTAGGAGAATTTTCGGGAGGTGTCCAATGA